The stretch of DNA cgtgtggtgatctaaaacttgtatagccttgcatggcggatggaaaatatacactgcattttcttataaatttcatcaacgacaagacccccagccttggtggatgtccaatatatcaacgaagaaatactgatttttataaaaattaacaacgcgtatgtatgtgtatgtatgtatgtgtagatcgttcaaacatttaaacacacttacaatacataagttattaagtggtccgaaaaatcatttttttctactttttcccaaaaatgacaaacgaaaattaataacttttgaatcactgaaccgatttagatgatcgacatataaaattgaaactaatgacctagccttttattaaaaaatattcaacttgcgaaaagaataattatattttagcatTTATTGATttcagtcgttttttattttttatgactttagcgctatattttttatattttttcttgaaagctgaggattttttatataacatatctcgatatcagagatgctattttttcgctttttagatatgatttttcaaagttaaccggtggttcaaaaaaggtaaataatcctcagctttccataaaaaatataaaaaaatatagcgctcctatctttaaccgagaaaactatgaaaaactaactcaatcaataattacaaaagcaaaaattcatttttttcgcaaatgaatattttttcaaagaaaaagaactcataagcttcaatttgatataccgatggtatgaatcggtccaatagttcaaaagttatgactttttgcagagggaaaaattgtttttcgaaccatcgattagttttgaaaattcatgtttcaaaaatgaaaaaattgcatATCTGACATcaagatattttatgaaaaaaattctaagctttcaagaaaaaatataaaaaaatatggtgccccctattccaaaaccatgaaaacattaaaaaacgactagaatcaatagttacgaaaataggatccatattatctgcaagttcaatatttctcaattaaagctcattggcttcaatttgatgtgtttcATCTGAAtaggttaagtggttcgaaagttataaatttttgaaaaaagtcattttgggaaaaattggaaaaaatgattttttggatcaccataaaatggaaatgggcaccctaatgaaaaaataaataaaatacgagtctaatgttttgcgataaagaacaaaattacaacttttgacgaagatctgagaaccactatattggtttggcatggaatggttgtatgtatatacaaaatacaatcttacgtgcatcgcgatgtacaaagtattaatgaatatgtgaaaattaacgttcaaagacatttctatagatctgcacacttttacagacttttccacatttttaacagacattcacatgtttttacagactttttgtaaaaatcatctggcatctcttccttccactttttatagaatatttttaaatcgcaggagtaaacatttacgtgactctgacttcgtttgtttttatttcgttcggaaaaacgttatgtcaaagagagggggcattaaaaatgcgttgctcagtgaaaggctgagatgctctttcagagatgcaatggttaattgaacaattgacggaaaaatgtagttcgttcattttataattttaattatttttgcccttgacaacaatacctcttttatagtgttgattatcataagaaaaataacactcctgatcgttggatctcttttgacatttcaattggatcttttttgacagccgttttgattcagtccgcactacctagattacaacgattcagttgggtcggtttttgccccagtagaccgatccgacaaaactgtcggctgaaaaaaagtctgtagtgtgcgggggctcttactTAGACCTCAATGAAATGCTTTTTGATTGGAGATTATCTTTTGCTTCGCGGGTCGACTGTAAACCTTGAAAATATAATCTTGGTATCGCTACAATAATGAGAACTTGTTGTTTCTAGTGAGGCTAGTGGGTTAAAATGATATACAAAAATATAACTCTTATCCGTCCTTGACAGCGTGTTTTCACATGGAAACAGTTGCTAACTAAATGaaatagagatgtgccatccgctcatgagctgttcattcgaatcgcttcgtcacagtgagcggattcggatcggctcacaatcaaaacaacgcagctcatcagctcattacggagctggagagctgctgagctgttgagctaatgagctgctgagctgctgagctgttgtgTTGaagagctgcatagctgtggagcgcaaaagctgcagagagtgtgaattgtgagacgcgaaagaatttttcgtctcccgcgctttatgaaatgacgtcagtttgttttcgtgtgtccctcttcgttctttagttttagcagagatgccagataggaaaaaggggtttgttttgaagatattcaatcgttcgttatttcattaaatttttcttacatcGCCAAACAAgataataaaattattatatgcttgtaaatgaaattactatattatgttgttatttaaacatgactgtggaaacacataaatttatttccacgtgctgaatcaaaaaaattcagaaaaccacccggcataaattCTGATGATTGACaatggtccttttgttacctttgtcatCCCGAAGAATTATTTCTCATTGCTCCTATTTgtagatttatttttatatccttggatgcagaaataatatctcggtagttttatcaaaaaacgttgtctcgtTGTCAATTATTCtgaaggcattttatttggctactgctggcttttctgttttttaagttcagcatattcTAAgtatcttctatgttggatttcagcattcaatttttgttgtatattatattattagaattaaTATGAGTTttagtttgtgtacaattacaaattaaattcgtttatttttctgcTTTCCGTCTATTCAGAAAATGCACACTATAAAATGTCCCATGGTAGTTGGTAGAGGTTGGTAgtagctgaagagctgttccaaatgagcagctcacttgtatgagctgaacggctctgagccgctcaccatgatgagctgatttgcccatctctaaaatGAATACACAATTATTACGCCACGAGGTTGAAAGTAGTGTAgagcaagatggtggagttaacaggtggctcgtaatttacactatttagaaaagacgtatgaggaatggcaagacgaaaattttggatttgtttatgttattacttacgttggtatggttacatttgatttcgtcgaaggtatttgaaacagtataataaataaacagttgtagttgaaaatagtaaactagtaacctttatgcatatgcttccgccaactggctcggctaatgtgatatgatttattcagggaatgctttgatcgtggtaccgccactggcgcataatttgcagctttgttttttgtgctggttcttaacggcaatcaaccgtgccggcgaaactgtagtcaatgtttaatgTTGTtcggataccatctatgtaaataaattcaaacttacgggatacgtccgaacggcaattctgacattacgttttaccttccacttcactttccttggtgtAGAGTTGCAACCAAGGAAAGtagagtggaaggtaaaacgtaatgtcagaattgccgttcggacgtatcccgtaagtttgaacttatttacatagatggtagggtaaatgatcttggtttgtccaatttggggtgtttttacgcaactagtaaatgcaaatcgatttttcttcatgaaaatcacacataatcgatacgagtttgggtttgttgaaaagccccaagtctctagttgcttatactaccataaggtgttgaaattattcaaatttttatgttttttaacgattttccttaaagaagaatgatcatggtttgtccggttttagaaatctccatttttgaatgaaaacattcgaattcacaattagatgttgcatttatcattgcttgagtttactgtcatcatattgattcattcataatttaggctttcttcagaatattgccttttcttgagcattttagaagtgttcacctcaacacaatcaacacagaaaacccatacttctgctatgcgcgaagcacaccataaacaaacataaacaaactgcagcgcgccaagcggttgccatagaaatcatgtggacaaaacaacattattgaattggacaactcatgatcagaattgagttcatcaaaatgcgttaatttaatggtttagctatgtaaatccgatacaaatggtgagcaagcatgatgtttacaatatttataagtgttgtaatccagaaaaggtctgaatacgtaacaaataatcatctggtgatcgaagagaaagttagctcgaatgaggggcgcattgacacaaatagaaggtgtattttataatcctttaaaacatgtgatttcgtaaaaatatactatcaaactattataaatcatgtaaaaggcaatttcatttatatgtttcgaaacattcgaaggccttatttgacacaggagcgctgaattagagcattcaaaaaagtgggcaaaccatgatcatattttcgactggacaaaccaagatcatttaccctatccaaacaacactaaacattgactacagtttcgccggcacggttgattgtcgttatgaaccagcacaaaaaacaaagctgcaaattatgcgccagtggcggtaccacgatcaaagcactccctgaatcacattagtcgagccagctggcggaagcatatgcataaaggttactagtttactattttcaacgacaactgtttatttattatactgcttcaaatacctttgacgaaatcaaatgtaaccataccaacgtaagtaataacataaacaaatccaaacttttcgtcttgccattcctcaaacgtcttttctaaatagtgtaaattacgagccacctgttaactccaccatcttggttgCAACGATCGCACTCGTGCACCCCCATGTTGATCACTGGTCTCAGACCAAATAGGCGACTACTTATTATCGAAAACCCTTACATACATATCAAAAATACATTTCCAAACTTACATAATAACGAAaagagaaatgtcaaaatcGTCCTGATTGATACAGAAGAAAATATTGTGCAGTCGCAAAAGTTTTCTACCGAATTTCGCAACTATAAAATACGGTACAGGAATGTCGCTGGTCAGGATATTTTCCCTTACAAAACATAGTAATAAATATCTATTTGAAATAGAACATAAACGCATAAGATTCTACCGTGATTCGCAGGCATCCGTGCTCCTCCTGCGCTGCTTCCATTTCGCTCGTTCAGCAGTGCTCCGAAGCCCTCAGCCGTCGATACAAGCGAATTCTATTATGTGAACAATGAGGAAAAAAGTATGGAGATGAATGAGATTACGGATCGCGCTGCACAGACCATTTTCTGGACGGAGTTGATGCGTGGTGCAGCTGTTACTCTGGCGCATATCTTCAAGGAACCGGCCACCATCAATTACCCCTTTGAAAAGGGTCCCTTGAGTCCACGGTTTCGCGGAGAGCATGCTTTGCGTCGGTACCCGAGTGGGGAGGAACGGTGCATTGCCTGTAAGCTGTGTGAGGCAATCTGTCCAGCCCAGGCTATCACAATCGAGGCGGAGGAACGAGCCGATGGAAGCAGGAGGACGACCCGCTATGACATCGACATGACCAAGTGTATCTACTGCGGTTTTTGCCAGGTGGGTGATACTGTGTGTAAATTGTAACTAATAATTCTTCATTTTACGGTGATGATTTCAGGAGGCTTGTCCTGTTGATGCCATCGTTGAAGGGCCAAACTTTGAGTTCTCAACGGAGACACATGAGGAACTATTGTATAACAAAGAAAAGCTTTTGAGTAATGGTGATAAATGGGAGTCTGAGATTGCGTCAAACATTAATGCGGATTATTTGTATCGTTAATGTTAACACGTACTGAGCAGTCATGTTGTACGCAATATTCAGCAAACAGATAAAAAGTGAATAAATAGagttatacaaataaaaaatggctttaatttgatacgaaatGAGTAttcgaaataataataattagggattgcattgccgtgtcaaaatttcaataaccggttattccgGTAAATTACCGATGAAAAACATACTTTTTGCTGGTTAAagtctaagtggtgcggactcaatttacttcattttcaagcaaattcatgcatgttttcaagcgatttcttgcaataaattctcagaccaccagagatgccagatttacaaatatgtttgtaaatttacagacatttctgtaaaacactttctatttttgttttagactttttggatataacaatatttcacaggtttttgaaaaataagaggctctatccatcacatcaaaaatatttgactcaccatatgacatttttccacagttttaatacagaaaagttattatatttagtttatatcaatacacatgacgttagaccagcgatactcaaccagcggcccggcagtctttctggttggcccatctggtgtgtataaagtttggaactcatacacataagtacttttgccctgacatcattgcagacgaaagagagcatACGGTTAtaaacaattaatgaaaaattgcattctatgcagttaaggaaaaatcttgaacgaaaattgtctctgataattattttctgttctagataagattgttttgctgaaatgcaaggagatttattgaaaatagttaagttagggtcaggactatgtcttctaagtatttgaacaacatcgaataaaaattttcattctattttcaacaatttacattcgcttttgggtctgcttatgacgaaatatgggttactgttcgatattgttaccacagacatggttcatggccgtgtggtgatctaaaacttgtataaccttgcatggcggatggtatacactgcattttcttataaatttcatcaacgacaagaccgcaagccttggtggatgtccaatatatcaacgaagaaataatgaattttataaaaattaacaacgcgtatgtatgtgtatgtatgtatatgtagatcgttgaaacatttaaacacacttacaacacataagttattaagtggtccgaaaaatcaattttttccactttttcccaaaaatgacaaacgaaaattaataacttttgaatcactgaaccgatttagatgatcgacatataaaattgaaactaatgacctagccttttattaaaaaatatttaacttgcgaaaagaataattatattttagtatttattgattttagtcgtttttcatttttatgactttggcgctatatttttttatattttttcttgaaagctgaggaatttttacataacatatctcgatatcacagatgctattttttcgtttttttagatatgatttttcaaagttcactggtggttcaaaaaatcattttttcccctttgtccaaaaataactttctgcaaaaaatcataacatttgattaatttgaatacaccgatttagatgatcgatatattaaattgaagccaataagccaagccaataatatcacacttgcgggaagattggattctagtagcataggtctagtttagtcacatatgaatatgttaaatgttaaatttacaaaattataacttaaaaacgataattatagcatctttgatatcgagatatgctaggtaaataatcctcagctttccataaaaaatataaaaaaatatagcgctcctatctttaaccgagaaaactatgaaaaactaactcaatcaataattacaaaagcaaaaattcaattttttcgcagaaggaatattttttcaaagaaaaattactcgttagcttcaatttaatataccgatgatatgaatcggtccaatagttcaaaagttatgactttttgtaatgggaaaaatggggaaaattgtttttcgaaccatcgattagttttgaaaaatcatatttcaaaaacgaaaaaatagcatatctgatatcaagatattttatgaaaaaaaattctaagctttcaagaaaaaatataaaaaaatatggtgccccctattccaaaaccatgaaaacattaaaaaacgactacaatcaataattacgaaaataggatccatattatctacaagttcaatatttctcaattaaaactcattggcttcaatttgatgtgtcgatcatctaaatcggttaagtggttcgaaagttataaatttttgaaaaaagtcattttgggaaaaagtggaaaaaatgattttttggatcaccctaaaatggaaatgggcaccctaatgaaaaattaaaaaaatacgagtctaatgttttgcgataaagaacaaaattacaacttttgacgaagatctgagaaccactatattggtttggcgcgatgtacaaagtattaatgaatatgtgaaaattaacgttaaaagacatttctatagatctgcaaacttttacagacttttccccatttttaacagacattcacatgtttttacagactttttctaaaaatcatctggcatctcttccttccactttttatcgaatattttcaaatcgcaggagtaaacatttacgtgactctgacttcgtttgtttttatttcgttcggaaaaaacgttatgtcaaagagaggggacattaaaaatgcgtttctcagtgaaaggcttagatgctctttcagagatgcaatggttaattgaacaattgacggaaaaatgtagttcggtcattttataattttaattatttttgcccttgacaacaatacctcttttatagtgttgattatcataagaaaaataacactcctgatcgttggatctcttttgacatttcaattggatcttttttgacagccgttttgattcagtccgcactacctaggttaaagtaatacttaaggacacatagaatgttaattttgtcgtagTTCGGATCTCGCTAACAAagtttccagaagaggaaagagaaaagagCCCAATTATTCTGGGTAGAAGAGTATtgaataccattgtcatgtacagggtctttcagattctAAGCTAACGCAAAAagatcgaatagctccttataaaaactactcgttcagtctgatcggatgggcACTaaatgtcaagatgtacaatttacaagaacgtgtatttttagtgaattcgtattactcgagcaaccgaagccttaatgaaactttgtcttcTTATGgtaaaaatttcaacatttctcggtGTCGATtatttcctctgggggtacatgaaggaccgttgctatgttaataagccacaaaatttggaggaacttaaagaagaaataactcggattttcaacagcatcgaaatcgtaatgttagagttgtgcatgaagaattttgttcaccgtttaaaacgcgttttcgaGAATAGAGGTGGTCACAtcaaaaatgtcctaaaataagcttcattttagttttttaaaaataaaaatcggttcacttttgttgcgtgcgcgtttaatctgaaaaaccctgtatttgcttctgatgccctctgtaccGAAACTCTTGTCCGaaggttttcatcaatccgtttatagacaATGATCATCGTCAAAGTTGATCAAAGTTGAATTTCAAATGCCTGTTTGATCAATAAAGTCCGCGACATTTGATAGAAAACGCCAAAGTCTCCATAATTGTGTCACGACTACGAcgggaacaaatctgcatatacgaaacgtccttctgcaatccttccaatcagagcttcaagcagctgcttcgaaatttttgATGGTtactccgatagctgttctaacATAAATTGCAGCTTCAAAAAGGGTGCATTACTTTCGCAAAAGCAGTTCAACAGTGACCAGATCTtgttcgagggcatcaaccaattcctttatcgctgtcagttcttcatcgctgaagcttatcgTGTGTTTTCAGATATAGCAGCgctttttgaactgaagttcggagGTCGTAGAATTGGTgcaacactgccagttgtgTTTTTTATATCTTATTGGATTCCAGAGCAATATTTCAAAGCGACATAAAGGCAAATGTTATTTATGGTGTAGAAATAagaattaccgaaattaccggttattgattgtaaaattaccggtaattcggtaatggaaaatgacccggtattaccggtaaaaccggttaacaatccctgaTAATAACTGTGaacaatttatataaaataagaagtactcctattctgtatttcgatcgacttgataaaattccattctgtattccgttcgagttgtttttgcgtttcgttcgatctgtttcttttCGAACAAacgggcaaaacgttcgaaatagggaatgtaTGTATTTCGACTCAAGCTCATATTCGTACggtggttgaaatttcaactcaatttcga from Toxorhynchites rutilus septentrionalis strain SRP chromosome 3, ASM2978413v1, whole genome shotgun sequence encodes:
- the LOC129780278 gene encoding NADH-ubiquinone oxidoreductase subunit 8-like produces the protein MSLVRIFSLTKHSIRAPPALLPFRSFSSAPKPSAVDTSEFYYVNNEEKSMEMNEITDRAAQTIFWTELMRGAAVTLAHIFKEPATINYPFEKGPLSPRFRGEHALRRYPSGEERCIACKLCEAICPAQAITIEAEERADGSRRTTRYDIDMTKCIYCGFCQEACPVDAIVEGPNFEFSTETHEELLYNKEKLLSNGDKWESEIASNINADYLYR